Proteins encoded in a region of the Triticum dicoccoides isolate Atlit2015 ecotype Zavitan chromosome 3A, WEW_v2.0, whole genome shotgun sequence genome:
- the LOC119269511 gene encoding probable membrane-associated kinase regulator 4 produces MARHGPQIHDQPLQEEDYIDMELSSPAAAKVVSNTASLLCYTTAMAASPQQSREFEFHMSAPVDHWEPMASPADELFYKGKLLPLHLPPRIQMVERLLEIAADKGLHSASTAPATPYQSCHVSPANSCYASGELNAEQYFSECASASIAAAEVEAACEKKPWSKKLKFIKNLNLGLKLKASKAYLKTIFAAKAGDPDDKGGAPRANEFSTAQVKSWRKNPFGQIRSNRYTTSPISNSATLGGKLKEDEYGHRRSFSSVIIRYSSSNKTSSASSSSCSSSNSSSYIPSSNDSGLGPVLRRSSSASSEMDNPIQGAIAYCKKSQQLASVRKSASDAGFRFMSSSVSKIAAESEDAEDIFQICRQR; encoded by the coding sequence ATGGCAAGACATGGCCCCCAAATCCATGACCAACCACTCCAAGAAGAGGACTACATAGACATGGAGCTGAGCTCACCTGCAGCTGCAAAGGTGGTCAGCAATACAGCAAGCTTGCTTTGCTACACCACAGCCATGGCAGCCTCCCCCCAGCAGTCGAGGGAGTTTGAGTTCCACATGTCAGCTCCCGTTGACCACTGGGAGCCCATGGCATCACCAGCAGATGAGCTCTTCTACAAGGGCAAGCTGCTACCGCTCCACCTTCCACCACGCATCCAAATGGTTGAAAGGCTCCTCGAGATCGCAGCTGACAAGGGCCTCCACTCCGCGAGCACTGCCCCGGCGACACCATACCAGTCGTGCCACGTTTCACCAGCAAATTCATGTTATGCAAGTGGTGAGCTCAATGCAGAGCAGTACTTCAGCGAGTGCGCATCCGCCAGTATTGCTGCTGCTGAGGTGGAAGCAGCATGCGAAAAGAAGCCATGGTCCAAGAAGCTCAAGTTCATCAAGAATCTCAACCTTGGTCTCAAGCTCAAGGCATCAAAGGCTTACCTCAAGACAATATTTGCAGCTAAAGCAGGGGATCCAGATGACAAGGGTGGTGCACCAAGAGCAAATGAGTTCTCCACCGCCCAGGtcaagagctggaggaagaacCCATTTGGCCAGATCAGAAGCAACAGGTACACAACCTCGCCCATCAGCAACAGTGCCACACTGGGAGGGAAGCTTAAAGAAGATGAGTACGGCCATAGGAGGTCATTCTCTAGTGTTATTATCCGATATTCGTCATCAAACAAGACATCATCTGCCTCATCATCGTCATGCTCTTCGTCAAATTCATCATCCTACATCCCGAGCTCAAATGACTCTGGTTTGGGGCCAGTGCTCAGGAGGAGCAGCAGTGCCAGCTCAGAGATGGATAATCCAATCCAGGGTGCAATAGCATACTGCAAGAAGTCGCAGCAACTGGCCTCAGTGAGGAAGAGTGCAAGCGATGCAGGTTTCCGGTTCATGTCATCATCAGTGTCAAAGATAGCTGCAGAATCTGAAGATGCAGAAGACATTTTTCAGATTTGCAGACAACGGTAG
- the LOC119269510 gene encoding ankyrin repeat-containing protein NPR4-like, giving the protein MLPEIREEGGSGAGTSGGKAMSVSLSGKRGRYVRQVTGRHNDTDLHVAARAGDAAVLRRALDEAAVVVAVGEGGEQLEAVRRAVAAEANEAGETPLLAAAEKGHLEVVVELLRHLDSQGVAAKNRSGYDALHVAAREGHHAVVQEMLRHDRMFAKTFGPANTTPLISAATRGHAEVVKLLLEQDDFGLGEMAKDNGKNALHFAARQGHMEIVKALLEKDPQLARRNDKKGQTALHMAVKGTNCDVLRALVDADPAIVMLPDKNGNTALHVATRKKRAEIVIVLLRLPDTHVNALNRDHKTAFDIAEGLPHCEESSEIKDILSQHGALRSRELNQPRDELRKTVTEIKKDVHTQLEQTRKTNKNVHGIAKELRKLHREGINNATNSVTVVAVLFATVAFAAIFTVPGGNDNNGVAIVVQTASFRIFFIFNAIALFTSLAVVVVQITVVRGETKSERKVVEVINKLMWLASVCTTISFIASCYIVLGRHFQWAAILVSLIGSVTMTGVLGTMTYFVVKSKRMRKIRKKEKMSRRSGSSSWVDNTEISETELNQVYAL; this is encoded by the exons ATGTTGCCCGAGATCCGCGAAG AGGGCGGCAGCGGCGCGGGCACGAGCGGTGGAAAGGCGATGTCGGTGTCGCTGAGCGGGAAGCGGGGCCGGTACGTGCGGCAGGTGACGGGCCGCCACAACGACACCGACCTGCACGTGGCGGCGCGGGCCGGGGACGCCGCGGTGCTGCGCCGCGCGCTGGACGAGGCCGCGGTGGTCGTGGCGGTCGGGGAGGGAGGGGAGCAGCTGGAGGCCGTGCGCCGCGCCGTGGCCGCGGAGGCCAACGAGGCCGGGGAGACGCCGCTCCTGGCCGCCGCGGAGAAGGGGCacctggaggtggtggtggagctgctccGGCATCTGGACTCCCAGGGCGTCGCCGCGAAAAACAGGTCGGGGTATGACGCGCTGCACGTCGCGGCCAGAGAAGGGCATCATG CTGTTGTGCAGGAAATGTTACGTCACGATAGGATGTTTGCCAAAACATTTGGCCCTGCAAATACTACCCCGCTTATATCAGCAGCTACAAGGGGACATGCTGAAGTTGTCAAATTGTTACTTGAACAAGATGATTTTGGATTGGGAGAAATGGCCAAAGATAATGGCAAAAATGCTTTACATTTTGCTGCTCGACAGGGACATATGGAAATTGTTAAAGCATTACTTGAGAAAGATCCACAGCTAGCAAGACGAAATGATAAGAAAGGTCAAACGGCACTGCATATGGCTGTGAAAGGAACTAACTGTGATGTTCTTAGAGCACTTGTTGATGCTGATCCAGCAATTGTAATGCTGCCCGACAAAAATGGAAACACTGCCTTGCATGTAGCAACAAGGAAAAAGCGAGCAGAG ATAGTTATTGTTCTTTTGCGGCTACCAGATACCCATGTCAATGCACTGAACAGAGATCACAAGACTGCTTTTGATATAGCTGAAGGGTTGCCACATTGTGAGGAGTCGTCTGAAATTAAGGATATTTTATCTCAACATGGCGCTCTCAGATCTAGAGAGCTAAATCAGCCTCGAGATGAGCTCCGGAAGACAGTGACAGAGATCAAGAAAGATGTCCACACACAGCTCGAACAGACAAGAAAAACTAACAAAAATGTGCATGGCATTGCTAAGGAACTCAGAAAGTTGCACAGAGAAGGCATCAATAATGCAACGAACTCTGTAACTGTTGTTGCTGTGCTTTTTGCTACCGTTGCTTTCGCAGCTATATTCACTGTACCTGGTGGAAATGACAACAATGGAGTTGCGATTGTTGTCCAGACTGCCTCCTTTAGGATATTCTTCATCTTTAATGCCATAGCTCTGTTCACATCATTGGCGGTGGTCGTGGTTCAAATAACAGTTGTCAGGGGTGAAACAAAGTCCGAGCGAAAGGTTGTTGAGGTGATCAACAAGCTTATGTGGCTGGCATCAGTTTGCACAACCATTTCTTTCATTGCCTCATGCTATATTGTGCTAGGCCGCCATTTCCAATGGGCAGCAATACTGGTTAGTTTGATAGGCAGTGTTACAATGACTGGTGTTCTTGGAACAATGACGTACTTTGTGGTGAAATCAAAGCGCATGAGGAAGATTAGAAAAAAAGAGAAGATGTCGAGAAGAAGCGGCTCAAGCTCCTGGGTTGATAATACTGAAATCTCAGAGACTGAGCTTAATCAAGTGTATGCCTTGTAA